The Bacillus sp. Y1 genome has a window encoding:
- a CDS encoding YqzL family protein: MMDFTWKVFSQTGNIDTYLLFKELEKENQDIPGNQDDELAEVEFPYL, translated from the coding sequence ATGATGGATTTTACCTGGAAAGTTTTTTCGCAAACAGGTAACATTGACACTTATCTGCTCTTTAAGGAGTTAGAGAAGGAGAATCAAGACATACCCGGGAATCAGGATGATGAGCTAGCAGAGGTTGAATTTCCATATCTCTAG
- the era gene encoding GTPase Era gives MSNNQKQEHKSGFISIIGRPNVGKSTFLNRVIGQKIAIMSDKPQTTRNKVQGVLTTNDAQLVFIDTPGIHKPKHKLGDFMMKVAQNTLKEVDIVLFMVNAEEGFGRGEEFILDKFQSIKTPVFLVINKIDLVHPDKLMEIIVSYKEKYPFAEIIPISALEGNNLEVLLDVIKKYIPEGPQYYPADQVTDHPERFIVSELIREKALHLTREEIPHSLAVVIEKMERLEDKDVVHVMATIIVERDSQKGIIIGKQGSMLKEIGKRARQDIENLLGTKVFLELWVKVQKDWRNKMSQLRDFGFREDEY, from the coding sequence ATGAGTAATAATCAAAAGCAAGAGCACAAATCAGGGTTTATTTCAATCATCGGCCGTCCAAATGTTGGGAAATCAACATTCCTCAATCGGGTAATCGGACAAAAAATCGCTATTATGAGTGATAAACCACAAACTACAAGAAACAAAGTACAAGGTGTACTAACAACCAATGATGCACAATTAGTATTTATTGATACACCAGGAATTCATAAGCCAAAGCATAAGCTTGGGGACTTTATGATGAAGGTTGCTCAAAACACATTAAAAGAAGTCGATATTGTTCTTTTTATGGTGAATGCAGAAGAAGGTTTTGGTCGTGGGGAAGAGTTTATTTTAGATAAATTCCAATCAATTAAAACACCTGTATTCCTTGTGATTAACAAAATCGATCTTGTTCATCCTGACAAACTCATGGAAATTATCGTTTCGTATAAAGAAAAATATCCTTTTGCTGAAATTATTCCCATCTCTGCGCTTGAAGGAAATAACCTCGAGGTCTTGCTTGATGTGATTAAGAAATATATTCCCGAAGGACCTCAGTATTATCCAGCCGACCAAGTAACAGATCATCCAGAAAGATTTATCGTGTCAGAGCTAATACGTGAGAAGGCATTGCATTTAACAAGGGAAGAAATTCCTCATTCATTAGCGGTTGTTATTGAGAAAATGGAACGCTTAGAAGACAAAGATGTCGTACACGTCATGGCAACCATTATTGTAGAACGTGATTCCCAAAAAGGAATTATTATTGGTAAACAAGGAAGCATGTTAAAGGAAATTGGAAAACGTGCAAGGCAGGATATTGAGAACTTGTTGGGAACAAAAGTATTTTTAGAATTATGGGTTAAGGTTCAGAAGGATTGGCGCAACAAAATGTCCCAACTGAGAGATTTTGGGTTCCGTGAGGACGAATATTGA
- a CDS encoding cytidine deaminase produces MSKQETLIKEAKIAREKAYVPYSKFQVGAALLTTDGKVYHGCNVENAAFSMTNCAERTAFFSAYAGGDRQFEMLAVVADTEGPVSPCGACRQVISELCPKDMKVLLTNLKGDTQEITVAELLPGAFSPEDLNE; encoded by the coding sequence TTGAGCAAGCAAGAAACATTAATTAAAGAAGCGAAAATTGCAAGAGAAAAAGCTTATGTACCATATTCGAAGTTCCAAGTGGGAGCTGCCCTCTTAACGACTGATGGGAAAGTATATCATGGGTGTAATGTAGAAAATGCTGCTTTTAGCATGACCAATTGTGCGGAGAGAACTGCGTTTTTCAGTGCATATGCTGGGGGAGATCGTCAATTTGAGATGCTTGCCGTAGTTGCAGATACAGAAGGTCCTGTTTCTCCATGTGGAGCATGTCGTCAAGTTATTTCAGAGTTATGTCCTAAAGATATGAAAGTCCTTTTAACAAATTTAAAAGGCGATACACAAGAAATCACCGTAGCAGAATTACTACCAGGAGCATTTTCACCGGAGGATCTAAATGAGTAA
- a CDS encoding diacylglycerol kinase family protein, producing the protein MKIHLFFTMLVVLLGFLLQVSLVEWVFLLLSIGGVISLELINSSIENLVDLVTEEFHPLAKKAKDMAAAAVFIFSMVSIIIGMIIFIPRLW; encoded by the coding sequence ATGAAAATTCATCTTTTCTTTACGATGTTAGTTGTCTTACTTGGCTTTTTGCTACAAGTTTCTTTAGTTGAGTGGGTGTTTCTCCTCTTATCAATAGGAGGAGTGATCTCCTTAGAACTAATTAATTCGAGTATAGAAAACCTTGTGGATTTAGTGACAGAGGAATTTCATCCATTAGCAAAAAAAGCAAAGGATATGGCTGCGGCGGCAGTCTTTATCTTTTCCATGGTGAGCATCATCATTGGTATGATTATTTTTATACCAAGGCTATGGTAA
- the ybeY gene encoding rRNA maturation RNase YbeY → MNLSIDFLDETNEMTEEAIEQIEGVLNSAQKKLQITEPCELSVTFVDNDRIQEINREYRGKDKPTDVISFALEELGEGEIQISGANMPRVLGDIIISTDKAREQATDYGHSVERELGFLAVHGFLHLLGYDHETEAEEKEMFDLQRSILDEYGLGR, encoded by the coding sequence ATGAACTTAAGTATCGATTTTTTAGATGAAACAAATGAAATGACAGAAGAAGCGATTGAGCAAATTGAAGGGGTATTAAATTCAGCTCAAAAAAAACTACAAATTACAGAACCTTGTGAGCTATCCGTTACATTTGTTGATAATGACCGTATTCAAGAAATTAACCGTGAATACAGAGGAAAGGATAAGCCAACAGATGTAATTTCTTTCGCCTTAGAGGAACTCGGAGAGGGAGAAATTCAAATAAGCGGTGCAAACATGCCAAGAGTACTCGGAGATATTATTATTTCAACTGATAAAGCTCGTGAACAGGCTACAGACTATGGGCATTCTGTTGAGCGTGAGTTAGGTTTTTTAGCTGTCCATGGATTTCTTCATTTATTAGGTTATGATCATGAGACAGAAGCAGAGGAAAAGGAAATGTTTGATCTTCAACGGAGTATATTGGATGAGTACGGGCTCGGACGATAA
- a CDS encoding HD family phosphohydrolase has protein sequence MEKIQQQLMKIRGLLDLRIFRVLLFLVLGLVLYASMFSNVKPEKMDLRLFSIANQTVRSPVTISDKESTEKKREEAEDSVQDVYYMKKETNENRVDLITSIFDAATEVKKELQDQVNASEGTSQGQESENSGGAPSDNEVVDKMKGKLTEEVTRSISDSVLLALVSSSKEELSVAKDVTITAINTVMNRRIPADEVENSKRLVEEELKLTSMSSQLKAAVIELGRYAVVQNEFFDLEATQELREQAKESVEPVKILQGQIIVEENQLISREVFRQLELVGLTDNQQSTLPFIGLALLVMVMVIALYYYFHELKVSGDMKQNYLLLFSIIFILSIVMLKGISLLQQFEFSDLGYLFPAAMAAMLIKILVDDRLAILTTIILALSGTILFSENITSSLNVNIGIYIICSGLASIMFLSKQNQRMKILQAGMFVSLINIIIIFALLFINNGHYNAKEYTFYFGGAFTSGIIAAILTIGLLPFFEAGFGILSTMRLIELSNPNHPLLRKILTEAPGTYHHSIMVANLAESACEAIGANGLLARVGCYYHDIGKTKRPQFFIENQMNIENPHDRLPPQTSKNIIVAHATDGAELLRQYKMPKEIVDIAEQHHGTTLLKFFYHKAKQNGNEVREEDYRYPGPKAQNKEIAIIGIADSVEAAVRSMQHPNPEQIESLVKNIIADRLQDGQLNECDLTLKEMEIISNTLCETLKGIFHSRIEYPEITKQKVKQA, from the coding sequence GTGGAAAAGATTCAACAACAGTTGATGAAAATTAGAGGCTTACTAGATCTGCGAATTTTTCGGGTCTTGTTATTCCTCGTTCTTGGCTTAGTCCTTTATGCCTCCATGTTTTCCAATGTTAAGCCAGAAAAAATGGATTTACGCTTGTTTTCCATTGCGAATCAAACCGTAAGATCTCCAGTAACGATCTCTGATAAAGAGAGTACCGAAAAGAAGAGAGAAGAAGCTGAAGACAGTGTTCAAGATGTCTATTATATGAAAAAGGAAACAAATGAGAATCGAGTCGATTTAATCACCTCAATCTTCGATGCAGCAACGGAAGTGAAAAAGGAGCTGCAAGACCAAGTAAACGCTTCAGAAGGAACTTCTCAGGGGCAAGAAAGTGAGAATTCTGGGGGTGCTCCTTCAGACAATGAAGTTGTCGACAAGATGAAGGGAAAGCTAACAGAGGAGGTAACAAGAAGTATTTCTGATTCTGTCTTGCTAGCACTTGTCTCTTCCTCCAAGGAAGAGTTATCTGTTGCCAAGGATGTGACCATAACCGCTATAAATACGGTTATGAATCGAAGAATTCCAGCAGATGAAGTGGAAAATAGTAAGAGGCTTGTAGAAGAAGAACTGAAACTTACATCTATGAGCAGTCAATTAAAAGCAGCTGTAATTGAATTAGGACGATATGCAGTTGTTCAAAATGAATTTTTTGATTTAGAGGCTACTCAGGAGCTTAGGGAACAGGCCAAGGAAAGTGTTGAGCCAGTAAAGATATTACAAGGGCAAATAATTGTTGAAGAGAACCAACTGATCAGTAGAGAAGTCTTTCGTCAGCTAGAGCTTGTCGGCCTTACAGACAATCAGCAATCAACACTGCCTTTTATCGGATTAGCACTTCTTGTTATGGTAATGGTAATTGCTCTGTACTATTACTTCCATGAACTCAAAGTGAGTGGAGATATGAAGCAAAATTACTTGCTTTTGTTTAGCATTATCTTTATTCTTTCAATCGTGATGTTAAAAGGAATTAGTCTTCTTCAACAATTTGAGTTTTCAGATTTAGGTTATTTATTTCCTGCTGCTATGGCAGCCATGTTAATTAAAATTTTAGTGGACGATAGACTAGCGATTTTAACAACCATTATTTTAGCTCTAAGCGGAACCATTTTGTTTAGTGAAAATATAACAAGCTCACTCAATGTAAATATTGGTATCTACATCATTTGTAGTGGTTTAGCGAGCATAATGTTTTTAAGTAAACAAAATCAGAGGATGAAAATTCTTCAGGCGGGTATGTTTGTTTCTTTGATAAATATCATCATTATTTTTGCCTTGTTATTTATTAACAATGGTCACTATAATGCAAAAGAATATACGTTTTATTTTGGTGGTGCCTTTACATCGGGAATTATTGCCGCGATTCTAACAATCGGGCTCCTTCCTTTTTTCGAGGCTGGATTTGGAATCCTTTCGACGATGAGACTGATTGAATTATCAAATCCAAATCATCCGCTTCTAAGAAAAATACTTACAGAGGCACCTGGAACCTACCATCATTCTATTATGGTAGCAAATCTTGCCGAGTCAGCATGTGAGGCAATCGGGGCAAACGGCTTATTAGCAAGGGTAGGATGCTATTATCACGATATTGGGAAGACAAAGAGACCACAATTTTTTATTGAAAATCAAATGAATATTGAAAATCCTCATGATCGCTTGCCGCCACAAACGAGCAAAAATATTATAGTGGCACATGCCACAGATGGCGCTGAACTATTAAGACAATACAAAATGCCTAAAGAAATTGTTGATATTGCTGAGCAACATCATGGTACTACTTTACTCAAGTTCTTTTACCACAAGGCAAAACAAAATGGCAATGAGGTGCGAGAAGAGGATTATCGTTATCCTGGACCAAAAGCTCAAAATAAGGAAATTGCCATCATCGGAATAGCCGATAGTGTGGAGGCAGCCGTTCGGTCTATGCAGCATCCTAATCCTGAACAAATAGAAAGCTTGGTTAAAAATATTATTGCAGATCGATTACAGGATGGGCAGCTGAATGAATGTGACTTAACACTCAAGGAAATGGAAATCATCTCAAATACACTATGTGAAACGTTAAAGGGAATCTTCCATTCTCGAATTGAATATCCAGAAATTACGAAACAGAAGGTGAAACAAGCATGA
- a CDS encoding PhoH family protein, which yields MTEELKTISVNLENPNEAIALLGNSDANIKMIEQELGVSIVTRGETVSVSGSTENVEMVTSIISNLLYVIRKGINISGRDCMYAIQMSKKGTLEYFKDIYEEEIAKNAKGKSIRVKTLGQQQYLTAMKKHDLVFGIGPAGTGKTYLAVVMAVNALKNGNVKRIILTRPAVEAGESLGFLPGDLKEKVDPYLRPLYDALHDILGTEHTQRMIERGTIEIAPLAYMRGRTLDDAFVILDEAQNTTQAQMKMFLTRLGFGSKMVITGDQTQIDLPKGVRSGLITAESILSAVKGISIIHLEQSDVVRHPLVGRIIQAYEKQSNE from the coding sequence ATGACAGAAGAACTAAAAACAATTAGTGTAAATCTCGAAAATCCAAATGAAGCCATCGCTCTATTAGGTAATTCTGATGCAAATATTAAAATGATTGAGCAGGAATTGGGTGTATCGATAGTAACCAGAGGTGAAACCGTAAGTGTATCGGGTTCAACTGAAAATGTTGAAATGGTTACAAGCATTATTAGCAATCTATTGTATGTTATTAGAAAAGGCATTAATATTAGCGGACGAGATTGTATGTATGCCATCCAAATGTCTAAGAAAGGTACATTAGAGTACTTTAAGGACATATATGAAGAAGAAATTGCGAAAAATGCGAAAGGCAAGTCAATAAGAGTGAAAACTCTCGGTCAGCAGCAGTATTTAACGGCGATGAAGAAGCATGATCTTGTTTTTGGCATTGGTCCAGCCGGTACGGGAAAAACGTATTTAGCTGTGGTTATGGCAGTGAATGCCTTGAAAAATGGAAATGTAAAACGAATTATCTTAACAAGACCAGCAGTCGAAGCGGGAGAAAGTCTTGGATTTTTACCAGGGGACTTAAAAGAAAAGGTTGACCCGTATTTACGTCCACTATATGATGCACTTCATGATATCTTAGGAACGGAGCATACACAGCGTATGATCGAACGAGGAACGATAGAAATTGCTCCTCTAGCCTATATGAGGGGAAGAACCTTAGATGATGCCTTTGTTATTTTAGATGAAGCACAAAACACAACACAGGCACAGATGAAAATGTTCTTAACCCGACTTGGATTCGGCTCTAAAATGGTCATTACCGGTGATCAAACACAAATTGACTTACCTAAAGGTGTAAGATCAGGTTTGATTACGGCGGAATCCATTCTATCTGCCGTAAAGGGTATTTCCATTATTCATTTAGAACAAAGCGATGTGGTTAGACACCCTCTAGTAGGTCGAATCATCCAAGCGTACGAAAAGCAATCTAATGAGTAA
- the yqfD gene encoding sporulation protein YqfD, translating into MKNQWIYYYTGIVSVKVTGKGLERFINTLTREQVSIWRVKRHGVNAMSFEIRVEDAHKIRKVVRNSGCKIEFQRRTGLPFLMKRAIKNIGFFIGAFLFFIVITLLSNMVWGIEIKGADPATEYKIRKTLDEIGVKKGKFQWSLGTPDAIQKSITDSMDELTWIGVELQGTTYHLQVVEKNEPEKQKEYGPQNLVAKKKATVVDYFVEEGKTLVSLNEVVSPGKVLVSGTIGREGEEQLVPARGEVLGETWYWTEVELPLSTNFQVYTGNEVRKHTITIGGFNIPVWGFGKVEYKQSVTEENKKPIKFLKWNLPISYQQSTIRESENETRVYTEKQAYTVAREMARKDIKSLLPEDAKIKGEKVLRQLVKNGKVNLIVHFQVIENIAEPQPITQGDSE; encoded by the coding sequence ATGAAGAACCAATGGATTTACTACTATACGGGAATTGTATCTGTAAAGGTGACAGGAAAAGGCCTTGAAAGATTTATTAACACGCTAACAAGAGAACAGGTTTCAATCTGGAGAGTAAAGCGTCATGGCGTAAATGCCATGAGCTTTGAAATAAGAGTGGAGGATGCCCATAAAATTAGGAAGGTTGTTAGGAACTCAGGCTGTAAAATTGAGTTCCAGCGACGGACAGGCCTTCCTTTTCTGATGAAAAGAGCAATTAAAAATATTGGTTTCTTTATCGGTGCTTTTCTCTTTTTTATTGTTATTACCCTGCTTTCAAACATGGTATGGGGAATCGAAATTAAAGGAGCAGACCCAGCAACAGAATATAAAATCCGGAAAACCCTTGATGAAATAGGAGTAAAAAAGGGGAAATTCCAGTGGTCCTTAGGTACCCCAGATGCGATTCAAAAGTCGATTACAGACAGTATGGATGAACTAACATGGATCGGAGTGGAGTTACAGGGGACAACCTACCACTTACAAGTAGTCGAAAAAAATGAACCTGAAAAACAAAAGGAATACGGCCCACAAAATTTGGTAGCAAAAAAGAAAGCAACGGTTGTTGACTATTTTGTTGAAGAAGGTAAAACGCTGGTTTCTCTTAATGAAGTCGTTTCTCCAGGAAAAGTTTTAGTGTCAGGGACGATTGGAAGGGAAGGAGAGGAACAGCTCGTTCCAGCAAGGGGAGAGGTTTTAGGTGAAACTTGGTACTGGACAGAAGTGGAACTTCCTTTGTCAACGAACTTTCAAGTATACACGGGAAATGAAGTAAGAAAACATACAATAACTATAGGTGGGTTCAATATTCCTGTTTGGGGTTTTGGGAAGGTCGAGTACAAACAATCGGTTACAGAGGAAAATAAGAAGCCAATCAAATTCCTAAAATGGAATTTGCCCATTTCTTACCAACAATCCACGATTCGTGAAAGTGAAAATGAGACAAGGGTATATACGGAAAAACAAGCATATACTGTCGCAAGAGAAATGGCTAGAAAAGATATAAAAAGTCTCCTACCTGAAGATGCTAAAATAAAAGGGGAAAAAGTTTTGCGCCAATTGGTCAAGAATGGTAAAGTTAACTTAATTGTTCATTTTCAAGTAATTGAAAATATTGCAGAACCTCAACCAATTACTCAAGGAGACTCGGAATGA
- the yqfC gene encoding sporulation protein YqfC: protein MAKRWGQRVRNWMTQTMDLPQDVMMDLPRITMIGQIHIYIENHRGLLTFSEKELRLLLKQGQLLIKGKAFVIKTILPEEILLEGKIEHVIYLEE, encoded by the coding sequence ATGGCTAAAAGGTGGGGGCAACGTGTAAGAAACTGGATGACCCAAACAATGGATCTTCCACAAGATGTCATGATGGATTTACCCCGCATCACTATGATTGGTCAAATCCACATCTATATTGAGAACCACCGTGGCTTACTCACTTTCTCAGAGAAAGAGCTTAGACTGCTTTTAAAGCAAGGGCAGTTGTTAATAAAGGGCAAGGCATTTGTCATTAAGACGATACTTCCAGAGGAGATTCTACTTGAAGGGAAAATTGAACACGTTATTTATCTTGAAGAATAA
- the floA gene encoding flotillin-like protein FloA (flotillin-like protein involved in membrane lipid rafts), whose translation MILGSGTIFVIVLVVLGIVLLSVLLTFVPVMLWISALAAGVKVSIFTLIGMRLRRVIPSRVINPLIKAHKAGLDVTTNQLESHYLAGGNVDRVVNALIAAHRANIELSFERAAAIDLAGRDVLEAVQMSVNPKVIETPFIAGVAMDGIEVKAKARITVRANIDRLVGGAGEETIVARVGEGIVSTIGSSDNHKKVLENPDMISQTVLSKGLDAGTAFEILSIDIADVDIGKNIGAELQTEQAEADKKIAQAKAEERRAMAVAQEQEMKARVEEMRAKVVEAEAKVPLAMSEALTSGKIGVMDYLNIQNIAADTSMRDSIGKPDGNTDKK comes from the coding sequence ATGATTTTAGGATCTGGAACGATATTTGTTATTGTTTTAGTTGTATTAGGAATTGTTTTATTATCTGTTTTGCTCACGTTTGTACCAGTTATGCTCTGGATTTCAGCACTTGCTGCAGGTGTTAAGGTAAGTATTTTCACACTGATTGGAATGAGATTACGTCGAGTGATTCCAAGTAGAGTAATCAACCCTTTAATTAAGGCACATAAAGCAGGCTTGGATGTTACAACCAATCAACTAGAAAGCCATTACTTAGCAGGTGGTAATGTAGATAGAGTGGTTAATGCATTAATTGCTGCTCACCGTGCTAATATCGAATTATCTTTCGAACGTGCGGCAGCGATTGATTTAGCGGGTCGTGATGTATTAGAGGCTGTGCAGATGAGTGTAAATCCAAAGGTAATTGAAACTCCATTTATTGCAGGGGTTGCAATGGATGGAATTGAGGTAAAAGCAAAAGCGAGAATTACCGTGCGTGCAAATATTGATCGTTTAGTCGGTGGTGCTGGTGAAGAAACGATTGTAGCTCGTGTTGGGGAAGGGATTGTTTCAACAATTGGTTCCTCTGACAATCATAAAAAAGTGTTAGAAAATCCAGATATGATCTCACAAACCGTCTTGTCAAAAGGCTTAGATGCGGGTACGGCATTTGAAATTCTGTCGATTGATATTGCGGATGTTGATATCGGAAAGAACATTGGTGCTGAATTACAAACGGAACAAGCGGAAGCAGATAAAAAGATCGCTCAAGCAAAAGCAGAGGAACGCAGAGCAATGGCAGTAGCTCAGGAACAGGAAATGAAAGCACGAGTTGAAGAAATGAGAGCAAAAGTAGTAGAAGCGGAAGCAAAGGTACCACTTGCCATGTCAGAGGCGTTAACTTCTGGGAAAATTGGTGTGATGGATTATTTAAATATCCAAAACATTGCAGCTGACACGAGTATGAGAGATTCTATTGGTAAACCAGACGGAAATACGGATAAAAAATAA
- a CDS encoding NfeD family protein gives MVISFFMVGILSILPLKGGAQGEAVYVVPLEETVEKGLYAFLSRAVKEAEEENAKAIIFTINTPGGAVDAAGKIGQLLSATNIKTIAFIDNQALSAGAYISLNMDEIYMVPSGTIGSAAVIDQAGNAADEKAQSYWLSAMKAAAEQSGRDPIYALAMADREVDLPEYGAPTGKLLTLTADQAEEVGYSEGTVSSLEDLLSVLDLSGAKLIDVEESFAEKIARFITHPVVVPILLSIGSLGLILELYSPGFGIPGFMGLSSLLLFFYGHLVAGLAGFETLILFVIGIGLILLELFLPGGIAGVFGLAAILASLFLATDNVVHMGISILIALSISVLASILMVKVFGKKMKFFRRIILTDSTKSEAGYVSNKNRPEIVGKEGMTLTALRPAGTIVLDDERIDVVSEGSFIGKDKRVKIVKSEGARIVVREITEPLSKEEEE, from the coding sequence ATGGTCATTTCTTTTTTTATGGTTGGTATATTGTCGATCCTTCCGCTTAAAGGAGGAGCTCAAGGCGAAGCTGTATATGTAGTACCTTTGGAAGAAACAGTTGAGAAAGGTCTTTACGCATTCTTATCGAGAGCTGTAAAAGAGGCTGAAGAAGAAAATGCAAAGGCAATCATTTTTACAATAAATACACCAGGAGGCGCTGTCGATGCGGCAGGGAAAATAGGCCAATTACTGTCAGCGACGAATATAAAAACCATTGCGTTTATTGACAATCAAGCGTTATCAGCAGGAGCGTATATTTCACTTAATATGGATGAGATTTATATGGTGCCAAGTGGAACCATTGGTTCGGCTGCTGTCATTGACCAAGCAGGAAATGCTGCTGATGAAAAGGCGCAATCCTACTGGCTAAGTGCCATGAAAGCTGCTGCGGAACAAAGCGGTCGGGATCCCATCTATGCACTAGCGATGGCTGATCGTGAAGTAGACTTGCCTGAGTATGGGGCACCAACAGGAAAATTGTTAACATTGACTGCAGATCAGGCAGAGGAAGTCGGATATTCAGAAGGGACGGTTTCTAGCCTAGAGGATTTACTTTCAGTACTTGATCTTTCTGGCGCTAAGCTCATAGATGTAGAAGAGAGCTTTGCAGAAAAAATTGCACGTTTCATCACTCATCCTGTTGTTGTTCCGATTTTGCTATCGATTGGTAGTCTCGGCTTAATCCTTGAATTATACTCACCAGGGTTTGGAATCCCAGGATTTATGGGACTTTCATCGTTGCTACTATTCTTCTACGGACATTTAGTGGCAGGATTAGCTGGTTTTGAAACATTAATCCTATTTGTGATAGGAATTGGACTCATATTGTTGGAGTTGTTTTTACCTGGTGGAATTGCAGGTGTTTTTGGTCTAGCGGCCATTTTAGCAAGTTTGTTTCTAGCCACGGATAATGTTGTTCATATGGGAATCTCGATTCTCATTGCATTAAGTATTTCCGTATTAGCATCTATCTTAATGGTAAAGGTGTTTGGTAAAAAGATGAAATTCTTTAGAAGGATTATTCTAACTGACTCCACAAAAAGCGAAGCCGGTTACGTTTCAAATAAAAATCGACCGGAGATCGTAGGGAAAGAGGGAATGACTCTCACGGCATTACGTCCAGCAGGTACCATTGTTTTAGATGATGAGCGTATTGATGTGGTTAGTGAGGGGAGTTTTATTGGGAAAGATAAGAGAGTAAAGATTGTTAAATCTGAAGGAGCTAGAATAGTTGTTAGAGAGATAACAGAACCATTGTCTAAGGAGGAAGAAGAATGA
- a CDS encoding GatB/YqeY domain-containing protein, with protein MSLLERLNNDMKQAMKNKEKDKLSVIRMVKASLQNEAIKTGQELSENEELTVLSREVKQRKDSLHEFEKAGRDDLVEKLRTELSYIVEYMPKQLTEEELSDIVKAAILETGASTKAEMGKVMAVLMPKVKGKADGSLVNKLVQQHLS; from the coding sequence ATGAGTCTTCTCGAGCGTTTAAATAATGATATGAAGCAAGCGATGAAAAACAAAGAAAAAGATAAACTTTCCGTTATTCGGATGGTCAAAGCTTCGTTGCAAAATGAAGCTATTAAAACTGGCCAGGAATTATCCGAGAACGAAGAGTTAACTGTCCTTTCTCGCGAAGTAAAGCAACGCAAGGATTCCCTCCATGAATTTGAAAAAGCAGGTCGTGATGACCTAGTTGAGAAACTACGTACTGAATTATCGTATATAGTGGAATATATGCCAAAACAGCTAACGGAAGAGGAACTATCCGATATAGTGAAAGCGGCGATATTAGAAACAGGTGCTTCTACAAAGGCTGAGATGGGAAAAGTGATGGCAGTACTAATGCCTAAAGTAAAAGGTAAGGCTGATGGATCACTTGTTAATAAACTTGTACAACAACACCTTTCATAA
- the rpsU gene encoding 30S ribosomal protein S21, with protein MSKTVVRKNESLEDALRRFKRTVSKSGTIQEARKREFYEKPSVKRKKKSEAARKRKW; from the coding sequence ATGTCTAAAACCGTTGTTCGTAAAAACGAATCGCTTGAAGATGCTCTTCGTCGCTTCAAACGTACTGTATCTAAGTCAGGTACTATACAAGAAGCTAGAAAGCGCGAATTCTACGAAAAGCCTAGCGTTAAGCGTAAGAAAAAGTCTGAAGCTGCTAGAAAACGTAAGTGGTAA